The following nucleotide sequence is from Emys orbicularis isolate rEmyOrb1 chromosome 21, rEmyOrb1.hap1, whole genome shotgun sequence.
ctgtctggggattggtcctgctctgagcagggggttggactagataacctcctgaggtctcttccaaccctgatattctatgactatgATATGAGGTTAGATCAGCCCATTGATGTGATATGGGGAGGATACCAGGTTAGGTGGGCCCATTGGCTTGCTTTATGGAGTGTCCTATCCCCcccagccggccctgcccctcctggccccttcccccaccgGAGCCAGAGCGCCCTCCCGTGGTCACTAGCCTCTACCCCCAGCATGCTCAGCGGGCagcacatgccccccccccagtccacCTGTGACCCCCAGCCCCTAAATGCTGGGTGGGCAGGCCGCACACGGCCCCTCCAGCTCCCAAGTGCTGGGTAGGAGGCGCCCAGCCCTTCCCAAGCACATGGTGGGCAGCGCCAGGCACCCCCCAGGCCTGGGCACCTCAAGTCCCGGCCACAGGCTGTCCATGGCCACCTAGCCCTAGCCCCAGCACGCTTCCCTGAGGAGGAGCagccagcctgcctgggctggggccaagggggaagGGCAAGCAGGAGGAGGCCTTCTGGGCAGGGCTACactgggctgtttggggaggcacagccagggctcctgggttctattcccagctctcggAGGGCAGTgagtgtctagtggttagagtgggggttGAGAGCCAGGATTTCTGGGTCCCATCtctagctctgggaagggagtggggtccagtcgTGGTGCTaagggtgtggcagcaccctctggcttgaagtggtttccatcctgtACAGAGtttagttttgttcaatggctctcagcacctcccactataaaaactgttccaacgACACtgggtctagtagttagagcaggggaggctgggagccaggcatgGGCGGCGGGGataagaggccaggggaggcaTCTGGCCCGTGCTCCGCTCAGAGGCCCTGCGACCGCTcgacctcttccccccaaggccccatcctcaCTCCGCCCTTTCCCAAGTTCCCATCCGCCCACATGggagcctcaggggagggggtggaggcacAAACGGCAAGCAGGCaagtgggggggtctctggggagggggcaaagaggTGCAAGTggcgggggccttgggggaagagacgtgagaggtgggaaggggtgggcggggagccTCACAGGAGTGTGCGGAGAGAGTCTGagggtggagtgtgggtggggctttGGCAGGAGGAGGCTGAGCGGGAGcgggccttggggcagggccgCAGTCCGGGCTTGCCTAGCCTCCCCAAATGGAGGAGTCCCATGCTGCccatggagccaggactcctgggttctattcctggctctcccacagaCTCCCAATCTGACCTGGCGCAGGCCATatctccctccctggtgcctcagtttcccctatgtgtgAGACGGGTACCAGTGTGAATGGATGCAAAGCCGTGGAGAATCTAGTCCCTTCTCCCGGAGTCTCCTCGGTAGGCCTGGGTAAGCAGCCAACTGCTCCAGACCCTGGATGACGTATGGGCAGGCCGGGGCTGAGGGCtagatctgaggaatggaaagaaTAAATCCACCCTTATCCGACCCCACCCCGGGGTACATGGCTGGGAGGCTGGTGTTGCAGGGGGCACTGCCTCCTCCTGGAGCCCTCGCGGGGGAGAAGGAGGTGATTCCCCGGCTTGATTGCTGatggcgggggcggggtggagggcACTGACGGATTGTGGTCTCATCTCAGCGGGGATGGAGATGGAGCACGGCCTGCTGGGAACTGATGTCTCCTCTGTATGTGGGAGGGTGACACTGGGACAAATTGTGGGacccctgtccccgcccccggCACAAGGGAGGGGCCTCTCAGCCTTGCCTGCTCTTCTCTCCTTCACCAGGatctgcccaagcagctggcccagCACAGGCCCACCTTCCTCAATGCCAACAGCTTCAAATTCTGGTGAGTGGAGCGGCCGGGGAGTGGGGGCCTCTCAAGCCCACcacggggagcaggggctggggcactaGAGGGGAGGGGATGAGAGAGGGGGGCAAGGGCTGTGACAGGGCGAGGTGGGGTTGGAGAGATGTGTCAGGGGGTAGAGCTGGGACTCAGGGAGGGAATGGGGCAAGCTGCAGGGAGAAAGCGTAGAGAGGGGGGATGCCACGgggcgggagctgggggggatgggaagctgcaggggaggggagacagccagGGGGAGGTATTGGGGAGGCCGTAGGGAGGAATGCTCAAGAGGCAGTAGGCACGGGTGGTAGGCACAGGTGGGAGCTCGTACGGGGTTGGGGTGTCAGCCCATCGCGGTTCTCCTTGTGAATGCCACCAGGCTCCAGGGAACCCCACGGCTGGCagatccccctgcctcccagccttgATTCCCAGCATGTAGCCTGGGGGGCGGGATGTGACTGCCTCAGGGGCATttaccccactcccaccccaggaGGGAAGTGTGGCAGAAGCACAGGACCTGCGCTGGGTGCGTGGAAGCCTTGAGCTCCCCCAGCAAGTGCTTCGGGGCGGCCCTCGCCCTGCGCACCATGTACATCAACGGGTGAGCTGGGCATTGGGCGCAGAGTGAGCCTGGCAGCCAGGTGGGTGAGCAAGAGAGAATAGACCTCCTGGGGGGGGCActtccaaaccccaccccacactCCTTGGTGACAGCAAAGTTCTcattggggcaggggcttggagaGGGGTTTGGACTCCCTTGGTTATGGGCCAAGGGATTGGGACACCTCATAGGGCAGGTGGGACTCTGTGGGGGGATCTATCACAAGTAGATCTCTCATGCATGGGTCTATAGGGTGGGGATCTATTATTAGGGGATCTTCATCTGAGAGTTCTGTAGTGAGGAGATCTCTAGTAAGGAGATCTCAGTGTAGGAGATCCATAGTGAGGGGATCTCTCAGTGTTGGGGGTCTCTAGTGAGGGGATCTCAGTGTTGGAGATCCATAGTGAGGGGATCTCTAGTGAGGGGATCTATCACTGCTGGGGATCTCTAGTGAGGGGATCTTGGTGTTGGGGATCTCTAGTGAGAGGATCTCTCAGTGGTGGGGAAGTATAGAGAGAGGCTGAGACAATCTGTAACAGGGGTACAGCTCTCCTTTGGGGATCGATGTACAGTACTGGGGTCTCTTGATCAGGAGATCTATAATGGGGTGATCTGCAGGTCAGCACTTTCTCTCAGGGGGATGATTATGGGGTGAATAGGGACTCTGTCAGGGGGTGGTTCTGCCTATTGCTGAAGGTGGGGCTCCCTCTCTCTGGGCAGTGCTCtatggggtggggtaggggctcaTGGAGGAGGCTGGTGGCACTGCAGTGCTGGCATCATGGAGTGATTTTACCTCCCCCCACTCCGGCTGACCTCAATTCATTTCCCTTTTGCACAGAGCGTTCCAGAGAGCCGGGATCCTCCTGTCCTGCAATCACAGCTACCAGGTACCCCCTTgtgctcctgccccacaggctccctGGGGCCCCATCCCTGGTGTGAGTGGCTTGGCTCATCCCCCCTTGGGATCCCTGGCTTTTTCTGGCTGGGTTTGCCCTTGGCTGCTGATGGTTTGTGGAGGGGGAATTCCTACCTCCCCCTGTCACCACCCCAGTGTCCTGCTCTCTGATTTATCCCATCCTGTTTCTGCAGCTCCACTCCCTTCAGGAGGCTTTGGTTCCCATCATGGGAAAGGAGCATGAGCTGCAGTGCGTGACCCATGGGCTTTCTCATGCTCCCCAGGGGCATGCAGGCGACAGCTGTGGGGCAGAGTAGGGGACACTGGGGATTCTGGGTAATAAACAATGGGGCAGTGGGTGTGAGCAGGGGCTACAGGGAATTCTGGAAAACAGAGACTGGGGTGCTGGGGTTGGGCAGAGCCCCAGGGGATTCTGGGTAACAGAGAATGGGACACAGGAGTTGTGCAGGAGCAATGGGGGATTGTGGGTGCTGAGGCCAAGCAGGGGTTTGGGGTCACAGAGAATGGGGATGTGGGGCTGGGTAGGGCCGTATGTTTTTGCTGAGCTGAgctcctgctccactcccaggccTTCTACACAAGCTATGAGAGATCTGgccctcctgcagcagggagttccgCAGGTTGATGCACGGCAAAGCTTTTATTTCTGCTCCTCGGTTCTAGGCCTCACCACCCATCTTCTCTCTCGGTGTGCTGCAGGCCCGCCAGGTCCTGGTGCAGCTCAAGGTCTCTCTCTTCAGCAACTTCTCTGCTGGGTGCCTGGAGGAGGGAACCAGGGATTTCTCCCTCTATCGGCCCTGCGAAAACCAGAGAAGCATCTTCTACTTCCCTCCAAACCAGAAGAACccacgggacccctgcccctgctggtggggagtgggagggtttTGTGGCTCAGCAGCAGAGAGCCCCTTTGGGAAGGTTCCCCCAGGGAAGGCTGGAAATCAGGGTCCCCGTCACCAGAATAAAGTCCTCAGGAAGGATCGACTGAGTCTGGTGCGAGGGATTATTTTGTTAGCATGGCCCCTGCTACAGAACCACGGCCACCGGCTACACGGCACCCAGGCGTCCGGGACACAAAGTGGTTATAAGGGAAACAAATTCCTCCGGCGGAGGGGGTAAAGGGAGGGCGCCCCCTAGACAAGCTGGGAAGCTGGGAGGTGGGTGACAGCAGGAAGCCTGGCCCTCAAGATTGAGACTCACCAACTCATCACAGCAGTGGCTGCACAAAGTACCACCAGATCCTGTGTCTCtgcacccccccctccctgctgcatccctggtgtgggggggtgtctggtCATtgaagcccccccaccccagggggggTCCGGTCACTGCAGCacactctcccccccaccccgcccctccgGTGAGGGGTGTCTGGCTCATTGCATGCAGCCCCCACCCATCCAAacacgggggggcggggagagggagcTTTCTTCTTGCGCTCTAATTGGTCAGGGCTCTGTCT
It contains:
- the LOC135893309 gene encoding ribonuclease T2-like; its protein translation is MEMEHGLLGTDVSSDLPKQLAQHRPTFLNANSFKFWREVWQKHRTCAGCVEALSSPSKCFGAALALRTMYINGAFQRAGILLSCNHSYQLHSLQEALVPIMGKEHELQCVTHGQARQVLVQLKVSLFSNFSAGCLEEGTRDFSLYRPCENQRSIFYFPPNQKNPRDPCPCCLQR